The Mytilus edulis chromosome 12, xbMytEdul2.2, whole genome shotgun sequence genome contains a region encoding:
- the LOC139497431 gene encoding uncharacterized protein, which yields MRFITSKQSYDYVDNLQNFANSYNKTFHRTIGMAPDEVNISKETNLWWKMYWPKRLHPKTEKARKPFRFKIGDKVRITYIRNPFTREYDEKWSGEIFKVSQRILRGGFPVYRLIDFQDEEISGTFYQSEVQKVDVREDDMWKVEKILKTKGKGPNKQYYVKWLHWPKKFNSWIRARDLSDI from the coding sequence atgagATTTATCACCAGTAAGCAGTCATATGACTATGTGGATAACTTACAGAATTTTGCTAACAGCTACAATAAGACCTTCCATAGAACGATTGGCATGGCACCAGATGAAGTCAACATATCTAAAGAGACCAACCTATGGTGGAAAATGTATTGGCCGAAAAGATTACACCCTAAGACAGAGAAAGCACGAAAACCTTTCCGTTTCAAAATCGGTGATAAAGTTCGGATTACATACATAAGAAATCCTTTTACCAGGGAATACGATGAGAAATGGAGCGGAGAGATATTTAAAGTATCTCAAAGAATATTACGTGGTGGGTTTCCAGTTTATCGACTTATTGATTTCCAAGACGAAGAAATTTCAGGAACCTTCTACCAATCAGAAGTGCAGAAAGTGGATGTTCGGGAAGACGACATGTGGAAAGTTGAAAAAATCCTCAAAACGAAAGGCAAAGGACCCAACAAacaatattatgtgaaatggtTACACTGGCCAAAGAAATTCAACTCTTGGATTAGAGCTCGCGATTTATCTGATATTTGA
- the LOC139497432 gene encoding uncharacterized protein gives MYTSFIEYQRQGSNWTVDKVVYLTIHMARYRPLKGSSYIPRPIKLRSKHAIVNVKNKDSKCFMWSILAAIYSAKCHRERVWKYKEHASSLNFDTIMFPVKLADIPKFEKQNKISLYVFGFDKGEVFSIHISKHRFEQHVNLLMISDNKKSHFYWIKNLNRLLGDQHTHHGRHFYCPYCLHGFTKERILSNHLPYCQTHGLQKIELPTEENKWLHYKDIRKQLKVPYIIYADFECLQEPILYNNECDQKTKKTTLHVPCGFAYKVVGLTPVTSNEPVVYRGADAADKVVECMVQEQEEIEQKFKHCEPMIMTGSDWQSFKKATMCHICKKELADIKVRDHCHVTGKFRGAAHNDCNINYKFTGRIPVVFHNLRGYDSRLIMQAFGKVEGKQLNCIANNMEKYISFSLGCMDFIDSLQFMSSSLQKLVENLAKEGSSKFRHMTSHFGEERISLLLRKQVDPYKYFDSEAKFVETQLPPIEEFYSTLSGEGITTLDYAHAQQVWQLFNIQNLGQYHDLYVLSDVLALADVFENFREICLNYYRLDAAHFYTSPGKLP, from the coding sequence ATGTATACATCTTTCATTGAATATCAGCGACAAGGGAGTAATTGGACGGTGGATAAAGTGGTATATCTTACAATACACATGGCACGTTACAGACCACTAAAAGGCTCAAGTTATATTCCTCGTCCAATCAAACTAAGATCTAAACATGCAATAGTCAATGTGAAAAACAAAGATAGCAAATGTTTCATGTGGTCGATTTTGGCAGCAATTTACTCAGCGAAATGTCACAGAGAGCGAGTTTGGAAATACAAGGAACACGCTTCAAGCTTAAACTTTGATACCATCATGTTTCCTGTGAAATTAGCTGACATACCAAAGTTCGAAAAGCAGAATAAAATATCTCTTTATGTCTTTGGATTCGACAAAGGCGAAGTATTCTCTATACATATTTCAAAACATCGATTTGAACAACATGTTAATCTACTCATGATATCGGACAACAAGAAGTCACATTTTTACTGGATTAAAAATcttaatcggttgttaggtgacCAGCACACACATCACGGACGACATTTTTACTGCCCATACTGCTTACACGGATTTACTAAAGAAAGAATATTAAGCAACCACCTACCATATTGCCAAACCCACGGACTACAGAAAATTGAACTCCCAACTGAAGAAAATAAGTGGTTACATTACAAAGATATTCGGAAACAGCTTAAGGTGCCATACATCATATATGCAGATTTTGAATGTCTTCAAGAACCAATTTTGTATAACAACGAGTGTGATCAAAAGACGAAAAAGACTACGTTACATGTACCATGCGGCTTTGCTTACAAAGTGGTAGGTCTGACACCAGTAACATCAAATGAACCAGTAGTTTATCGGGGTGCTGATGCTGCTGATAAAGTTGTGGAGTGTATGGTACAAGAACAGGAAGAAATAGAACAGAAATTTAAGCATTGCGAACCCATGATCATGACTGGGAGTGATTGGCAATCCTTTAAGAAGGCAACCATGTGTCACATATGTAAAAAAGAACTAGCAGACATTAAAGTACGAGATCATTGTCACGTGACTGGAAAATTTAGAGGGGCAGCTCATAACGACTGTAATATCAATTATAAGTTTACAGGTCGAATTCCAGTGGTTTTTCACAATCTGAGAGGATATGATAGTCGTTTGATTATGCAAGCTTTTGGAAAAGTTGAAGGAAAGCAGCTGAATTGTATAGCTAATAATATGGAaaagtatatttctttttcattggGATGTATGGACTTTATAGACTCACTCCAGTTTATGTCTTCCTCATTACAAAAGCTCGTGGAAAATCTCGCAAAAGAAGGTTCGAGTAAATTTAGACACATGACAAGCCACTTTGGAGAAGAACGGATAAGCCTACTTCTGCGTAAACAAGTAGACCCATACAAGTATTTTGATTCCGAGGCAAAGTTTGTGGAAACTCAACTACCACCGATTGAAGAGTTTTATAGTACACTATCGGGAGAAGGTATAACCACACTGGACTATGCGCATGCACAACAGGTATGGCAATTGTTTAACATACAGAATCTTGGACAGTACCACGATCTATACGTTCTATCAGATGTCCTTGCATTAGCCGACgtctttgaaaatttcagggagaTCTGTCTCAACTACTATAGACTGGATGCTGCACATTTCTATACCTCGCCTGGCAAGCTGCCTTGA